The Pseudomonas chlororaphis subsp. piscium genome contains the following window.
GCTCGTCGGCCTCGGCCTTGTACCACTTGGACAGGCAGTTGCGGCAGAAGCCGGCGAGGTTCATCAGGTCGATGTTCTGCACGTCCTTGCGGCTGTCCAGGTGCGCGACCAGGCGGCGGAAGGCGGCGGCTTCGAGTTCCAGGCGTTGTTGCTCGGTCATGTTCGGCTCTGTGCAATCAAATGTGGCGCGGATGATATCAGCGGCTGGCCGCGAGGGTGATCGACACCGACTCGGCGAAACGCAGGGCGTGGGGTTTGTCGACTTCGACCTCGGCGTACAGCACCGATTCGTTGGCCATGATCAGATCGAGGATTTCCTGGGTCAGGCGCTCGAGCAGGGCAAAGCGGTTGCCCTCCACGTGGGCGATGATCGCCTTGGTGATGGTGCGGTAGTTCAGCGCATGGTCGATGTCATTGTCGCGCACGGCTTCTTGCGCGGCATACAGGATGGTCAGGTTGATCAGCACATCCTGCTTGTTGAGGATCTCGTCCTCGTTGATTCCGATGAAGGTCCGCAGGCACAGGTCCTTGACCCGGATGCGAGCCATTCCTGGCTGAAGTTGTGGCATTGCTACTTGCTCCGTCCGATCAATTGCAGGAATTCCTGGCGTGTGGTGCTCGACTCGCGAAAGGCGCCGAGCATCACCGAGGTGTGCATGGTCGAATTCTGCTTCTCGACGCCGCGCATCATCATGCACATGTGCTGGGCTTCGACGACCACCGCGACCCCGGCGGCCTGGGTCACCCGCTGCACCGCGTCGGCGATTTCCCGGGTGAGGTTTTCCTGGATCTGCAGGCGGCGGGCGAACATGTCGACGATCCGGGCGATCTTCGACAGGCCCAGCACCTTGCCGGTGGGAATATAAGCCACATGGGCCTTGCCGATGAAGGGCAGCAGGTGATGTTCGCACAGGGAATAGAGTTCGATGTCGGCGACTATGACCATTTCATCGTTGTCGGAGGCGAACAGCGCGCCATTGACCACCTCGTCCACCGACTGGCTGTAGCCATGACACAGGTACCGCATGGCCTTGGCCGCGCGTTGCGGGGTGTCGAGCAGGCCTTCGCGCTCGGGGTCTTCGCCGAGATCCTTGAGGATCTCGCGGTAATGCTGGGGCAGGGAAAGCGTCATGTAACGTCCTCGCGGGAAGCCTTACTTGAGGTGCCGCCCGCCGTTGACGGTCAGGGTAGTGCCGGTGACATAAGGGTTGTCGAGCAGATAACGCAGGCTCTGGTAGACCACCTCGCAACCGGGCTCGATGCCCAGGGCGGACTTGGCCAGGGCCTTGGCGCGGTAGGCCGCGTCGTCGTCGGAATTGAACATTAACAGAGCCGGGGCGATGCCGTTGACCTTGATCGTCGGGGCATATTTCGCCGCGAAGGACAGGGTCAGGCTGTCGAGGCCGGCCTTGGTGGCGCAATAGGCGATGTGCTTGCTGCTGCCGCGGCGGGTGACGTCGTCGCCGATGTGCACGATGTCGGCGGGGCTGGAGTGTCGCAGCAGGTCGGCGCAATGCAGGTTGATCAGGTAGGGCGCGAGCATGTGCACGCTGAACATGTCGGCGAAGGCCGCGCTTTCCTGGCCGGGGGTTTCTTCCAGCCATTGCGAGGCGTTGTGCACGATCGCCCGCAGGCTGTCGGTGTGCTCGTGCAATTGGCTGATGAAGGCCTGGATCCCGGCTTCGCTGGAGAAGTCGGCGAACAGGGCAATCGCGCCACGCTCGCGCAAGGCCTGCACGCCCGGGCGCTCTGTGCGGTAGCTGATGATCACCCGGTGACCCTCTTCCAGCAGGCGCAACGCGCAATGCAGGCCGACACGCTGGCCGGCGCCGGTGATCAGGATCGGGGCAGGGGAAGTAGTCATGAACGGCTCGCGTCGCAGGTAGAGCAAAACTATACCAGCGCCGGGCCGGGTTCGCCCAAGCCGTTGTAGGAGCGAGCGGGCGGCGATTCGACTTGCCCGCGACGATGGTTCCGCGGCCTGTCTGGCAGACCGCGTTATCCTTCGTCGCCGGCGAGCCGGCTCCTACAGGTGGCTCTGTGGGGACGGCGCTGTCGGCAGTGGACGGGCCGGCGTGCTGTTCAACCAGCCGGACAACAGGTGGGTGGACAGCGGAATGAACCAGTAGACCATCAGCGGCGTCAGGGCCAGGGTGCTGACGAGCACGCGCGGCACCAGGCTGAGTTCGCCCAGCAGCGGGTTGAGGATGAAGTTGAAGATCAGCGACACCGGGAAGAAGGCCAGCCAGATGGCCACCGCCTGCTTCCAGCGGGGTGGGCGCTGGCCGACCGCGCCGAACCAGCCATCGATGCCGCTGACTCGGTGTTCATGGGGATGGGCGAACAGGTCGCTGCCGCGGGCCAGCCAGGCGGTGCGCGAGGCGGAGTGTTCCCAGACGTGCAGGGTCTGCTCGTCGGCGAAGCGGAAGATGATCTGGAATTCGTCATCGTCGGGCGGCGGAGCGAGCACGCCGGAGCCGAGATAACCGGGGAAGTCGGTAGCCAATTGTTCGCCTTCGCGCAGCCAGGCGATCAGGTCCTGGTAACGGCCATCGGCGACACGCCGGGCGACCATCAGGGTGACGGGTGAGGTAGACATTATGTATCTCCGTAAAACCAATGCGTTGCCTGGGTAAGGCAATACGCCGGACGCAGCACCGGGGTATTGGGCTGCGTCTTGGAAGCAAGCAAGGATTATTCCTGATTGTGACAAATACACCAGAGGCAGCGGTCGCTTTGCCCTGTGTTGAGGAACTGTCACCGATGGGGGGTAGAATGGCCGTCACTTTATCCATCGGTGTTTTCTGCCCAGATGCCCGTCATTACTGAACTTGCCCGCCCGGCACAGCCCCTTGGCCAAGCCTCGCAGGACGATCTGTTTCCAATCCGGGAAGTTTCACGGCTTACGGGGATCAACCCGGTGACCCTGCGGGCCTGGGAGCGTCGTTATGGGCTGATCCAGCCGACGCGCACCGAAAGTGGGCATCGTTTGTATTCGATGCACGATGTTGAGACAGTCCGCGAGACTCTTGGCTGGATCGACCGTGGTGTCGCGGTCAGCAAGGTCGGCAAGATCCTCGCCAAGACCCGGGCCGCCCGCGAGGTGCCGCAGGCCCTGCCGGGCGACAGTGAATCGGGCGATTACCTGCAGTGGCAGGGGCAGCTCAAGCGGGCGGTCGGCGGGTTCGACGAACCGCACCTGGAGCGGCTGTACGGCCAGATCTTCTCCAGCTATTCGCTGTCGGTGGTGTTCCAGGACATCCTCATGCCGTTCTGGCGGCAGCTGGCGCAGCACCAGGAGCCTTACGGCCACACCAGCGAATGGCTGTTCCTGGATAACTTCCTGCGTTCGAGGATCTCCCAGCGCCTGCTGTTGCAGCGCGGCAACCAGGCGCGCCCGGTGCTGCTGGCGGCGCTTGCCGGGCAATGCCGGGAGCTGGAGTTGCTGGTGGCGGCGCTGATGCTGGGCAGTGCTGAAGTGGAAGTCCGGGTGCTGGCGCTGGGGCAGCCGTTCGACGAACTGACCCTGGTCTGCGAGAAGATCAAGCCCCAGGCGCTGGTGCTGTTTTCCAATCACGCCCCGGCGCCGGAACTGCCTCGGCGTTTGAATCGCCTGGCGCTGACCCTGGAGTGTCCGCTGATGCTGGCGGGGGATGTCGCCGAGTTGGCCCAGGACAGCCTGAGCGCTTCGCCGGTGGGCTGCCTGGGCAATGACGGGCGTTTGATGATGCAGCGCCTGCGGCAGTTTCTCAGCGGTACGCTCGATACCTGAGCTCATGCCCAAGTCGCGAAAAACGCGACCTCAGACGTGCAGGTTGGGGTGTGCCAGACGGTGCTGCTGCAGGATGAACTGGCGCAGGCGCTCGGTTTCATCCGTGTCGCTCTGGTTCAACCTATAGGCATAGAAGCCGGCGTCGGTCTGGCGTTCGAGGCGGCCACGCAGGGCGATGCGCTCGTAGCCCGACGGGCTGAACCACTGGGCGAACTGTTTTGGTGGTTTGGCCCGGTTGCGAATCTCCAGCAACACGCTGTTGAACGACACTTCATGCACCCACAGCGCGGTGGGCTGCCCCTTGGCGTTTTCCAAGGCCACTGGCTCGTCCAGCGTCAGGCGCCATGGGCGGACCCTCGGCCCGTCCTCGAAGATGCTCGGCACGCCCAGGCGCAGATGCAGGGCGTGGAATTCGTCTTCCACCAGGTGCAGGGGAAAGGTCATCTGCTGGTTTTCAAAATGCGCCTGGATGGTCACTTGCTCGTTGGCCGCCAGGCGGGTGAGCAGGTCGCGGATTTGTGAGCCCCCGTTGACCAGCAGGCTCGAGTTCGCATCCCGCACGTTGAGTTGCGGGTTGTGCTGCATGGTCTGAATGAAGTCCAGTTCATCCTGGGTGAGGAGAGCGTCACGGCGCATGATGTTGCTCGAAGGAGAAAGTGACAAAATCATTGGTGATTAAGCGTACTGACAACTAATTCGGCATCTTGTTAGAGCCGCTCGTCGCCTGGAAAACGGCGAGTTCCGCACGGGCTTCGGCCAGCTCCTTTTCCACCTGCGCCAGCCGTTGCTGGGCCTTGACCTGGGCCGTCACATCTTTCTGCACACCGACAAAATAGGTCAACTGGTCGCTTTCGTTGAACACCGGAGTGATCGACAGCTCGTTCCAGAAGTGACTGCCGTCCTTGCGGTAGTTGCGCAGCACCTGGCGGCAGGGCTGGCCGCTCTCCAGGGCCTGGCGAATCAGCGGGATTCCCGGTTGATCACGGTCGCCCGACTGGAGAAAGCGACAGTCCTGATAAAGCACTTCGTCGGCGCTGTAGCCGGTGAGTCGTTCGAACGCCGGGTTCACGTAGATGATGATGTTGTCTTCGCCTTCCTGTTCGGCAACGACGATCCCGTCATTGGAGGCGTTGATCACCAGTTGCAGCAGGTGGGCGTTGATCATCGGGAGCTTCCGCAAGCGATCGGCAGGTGGCGGCAATTCTAAGACATGGCGCGAAGCTGTCCACTGGCCATTATGGGTAAATCGCGCTACAAGGCTGGATTTTTTCGCGCAACTGTTAATATCCCAGTCTTTTACTCAGCTTCAGGAACAGATTGATGAAAGTCGCCATCCTTTCCGGCTCGGTGTACGGCACGGCTGAAGAAGTCGCCCGGCACGCCGCCAAGCTCCTCAATGCCGCAGGTTTCGAGGCCTGGCACAACCCGCGCGCGACCCTGGCGGACGTCCAGGCATTCGGCCCCGAGGCTTTCCTGGCCGTGACCTCGACCACCGGCATGGGCGAGCTGCCGGACAACCTGCTGCCGCTGTATTCGGCCATTCGCGATCAACTGCCGGCGGCCTGGCGCGGTTTGCCCGGCGCGGTGATCGGCCTGGGCGATTCGAGCTATGGCGACACCTTCTGTGGCGGTGGCGAGCAGATGCGCGAGCTGTTCGCCGAGCTGGGCGTGCGGGAAGTGCTGGAAATGCTGCGCCTGGACGCCAGCGAAAGCGTGACCCCGGAAACCGACGCCGAGCCTTGGCTGGCCGAACTGATCAGCGCTCTGCGCGGCTGACCGGCCGCTCGCGCAGCAGCGCTAGCCAGGCTTGCGCGGCCTTGGACAGATAGGCGCCCTGACGCCAGATGAAGGCGATGTCCCAGCGCAGGTAGTCGGGTGCTTTCAGCGTCAGGCGCACCACGCCGGGCCGGACCAGGCCGCGCGCCACCACGCTGGGCAACAGCACCACGCCTTGCCCGGCGGCCACCAGGGCGGCGAGAAAGTCCGCCTGGCCGCTGCGCCCACCTTCCTTCGGGGTGAACCCCACCTGCTGACAGGCCTGCAACAACCGGTCGTTGAGCACAAAGCTACGCTGATAAAGCAGGAACGGCGTATCTGCCAACTCCTCCAGGCGCACCTGGGCCTTGATCGCCAGCGGATGATCGGCCGGTAGCAAGGCATCCAGCGGTTCGTCGCAGAACGGCTGGTAAGCGAAGGTCGGATCCTTGGGCGTCAGGCTGCCGCCGATTTCCAATTCCCCGTTGAGCACCGCCTGCTCGATGTTCAGGCTGCCGCCTTCCAGCAGCTGCACGCTGATGTTCGGGTAGCGTCGGCGGTACTCGGCGAACAGGCTGGCGAACAGTGCGTCGCTGCCCAGCAGGGGCAGACCCAGGCGTAATTCCCCACGGGCCAACAGGCTCAGGTCGTCCAACTCGCTGAGCAACTCGTTGCGCAGGCGCAGCATGCCTTCGGCGCGTTGCAGCACCACGCTGCCGGCGGCGGTGAGGTGAATGTGCGAGCCCTGTCGATCCAGCAATGGTGTGCCCAGGCTCTGCTCCAGCTGGGCGATCTGCTTGCTCACCGCCGATTGGCTGATGTGCAGGGTCTTGGCGGCCTGGGTGAAGCCGCCCTGGTGAATCACTTCGACAAAGCTGCGCAGCTGTTTGAAGTCCATGTTTTGGGTCCGTGCTCTGAATTCCATTCTGGAATGACTTCCAGTCTAACAATTCGCTTCGGTGATGGCAGGTGCTTGCATAAAATGCAGGCCTGCGAGGACCGAATTCCATGAACGCTTCCACCTTGAAACACCTGGGTCGCCTGTTATCCGAACTGGCGGTGTTGCTGGCTATTTATCTGTTCGGCTGCCAGCTGGCCGGGTGGCTGGCGTGGCCGATTCCTGGCGGGGTGATCGGCCTGGCCCTGCTGCTGTTGACGTTCGCCCTGGGCTGGGTCAAGCCGGCGGCATTGCAGATGGGCGCGGGCCTGCTGATGGCCGAGATGCTGCTGTTCTTCATTCCGGCGCTGATGAGCCTGCTGGACTACGGCGGCCTGCTGCGCCAGGACGGCTGGCGGATCCTGCTGGTGATCGGCGTCAGTACGCTGATGGTGATGCTGGTCACCGCGTTCACGGTGGAATGGGTGTGCCGTTGGAGAATGCGCCATGACGCTTGAGCCCATGCCGATGTTCTGGCTGTTGCTGACACTCGCGGCCTATCTGTTCAGTCGCTGGATCTACCGGCGCACCGGGCGCTACCTGCTGTCGCCGCTGATCCTGGTGCCGGCCCTGTTGCTGGCGATCGCCCTGCCGCTGCACACCGCCTATGCCGAATACTCCGCCAATACCCACTGGCTGATGCTGGTGCTGGGGCCGGTCACCGTGGCCTTCGCGGTGCCGATCTGGCAGCAGCGGCAACTGTTGATGCGTCATTGGTCGGCATTGCTCCTGGGCATGCTGGCGGGCAGCGCGGCGTCCATCGCCAGCTCCTTCGGACTGGCGCGGGTGCTGGCCCTGGACAGCTCGGTGACTATGTCCCTGGTGCCGCGTTCGATCACCACTCCCTTCGCCATGCCGCTGGCCCATGACCTGGGCGGCGTGCCCGAACTGACGGCAGTGTTCGTGATGTTCACCGGGGTGTTCGGCGCCATGCTCGGCGGTGTCTTGCTCAAGTGGCTACCGCTGCGCAGCGCCCTGGCTCGCGGTGCTTTGTTCGGGGTCGGCGCCCACGGCGCCGGGGTCAGCCGCGCCCATGAAGTGGGTGGTGAAGAGGGCTCGGTGGCGGGGCTGGTGATGGTTCTCACAGGCCTGCTGAACCTGTTCGCCGCCCCTTTATTGGCGTCGTTGCTTTGACGTTTGACCTGTACCAATTGGAACTAAAATGACCACTGACTCGCTCGGTCAGTAAGCTGGCTGCCAAGGCAACTACCTGAACCCGAGGGGCTGACTAGACTGATCCCCACGTCCAAAAAAAATAATAAAAACTGCCGTCACTGAGGTCCTTGCCGTGAGCCTATCCTCCGTTCAGCCGACATCGAGTGTGAAAGACCTGGTCAGTGCCGCCGAATGGCAAACCCGCGTCGATCTGGCCGCCTGCTATCGCCTGGTGGCGATGCATGGCTGGGACGATCTGATCTTCACCCATATCTCCGCCAAGGTCCCTGGCACCGAAGATTTCCTGATCAACCCATTCGGCCTGATGTTCCATGAGATCACTGCCTCCAGCCTGGTGAAGGTCGACCAGGCCGGCAACAAGCTGATGGACAGCCCTTACGAGATCAACCCCGCCGGCTACACCATCCACAGCGCCGTGCACGAAGTGCGGCACGATGTGGCCTGCGTGCTGCACACCCACACCGCGGCCGGGGTCGCGGTGTCCGCGCAGCAGCAGGGGGTGTTGCCCATCAGCCAGCAATCGCTGTTCGTGCTGTCGAGCCTGGCCTATCACGCCTATGAAGGCGTGGCCCTGAACCATGAGGAAAAAGCCCGGCTGCAGGCCGACCTCGGCGACAACAATTTCCTCATGCTGCACAACCACGGTCTGCTGACCTGTGGCGGCACCATCGCCGACACCTTCCTGATGATGTTCACCTTCCAGCGCGCCTGCGAGATCCAGGTGCTGGCGCAGAACGGCGCGGCGCAACTGATCGCCATCGAGCCGCAGATTCTGGCCGGGGCCAAGGCGATGATCGCCGGGGTCACCAAAAGCGCTCAAGGCATGGGCGGCGCGCTGGCATGGCCGGCACTGCTGCGCAAACTCGATAAACAAGACATGGGTTATAAACTCTGATGCCTATGGCCGAGATTCCTCTGTGCGTGTGGCGCAAGCGCGGACATAGCTTCGTGTTTCGCGGCCATGCCATTCGCTACTGGACCGCGGGGCAGGGCGAGCCGCTGCTGTTGATCCACGGTTTTCCCACCGCTGCCTGGGACTGGCATTACCTCTGGCAACCCCTGGCCCAGCGCTATCGAGTGATCGCCTGCGACATGCTGGGGTTTGGCGATTCGGCCAAGCCGCGGAACCACGAGTACAGCCTGCTGGAACAGGCGGACCTGCAACAGGCCTTGCTCGAACACTTGGGTGTCGATAGCCCCGTACACCTGCTGGCCCACGACTATGGCGACAGCGTCGCCCAGGAAATGCTCGCCCGGCGCTACGAAGACCGCTGCGACATGGCCAGCTGTGTCTTCCTCAATGGCGGCCTGTTCCCGGAAACCCATCGTCCGGTGTTGACGCAGAAGCTGCTGCTCAGCCCGTTGGGCTGGATGCTTGGCCGCGTCTTCAGCCGTGAGGGCCTGGCCAAGAGTTTCACCCAGATCTTCGGCCCGCAGACCCGGCCCAGTGAAAGCGCGCTGGATGATTTCTGGAGCCTGGTGGAGGCCAATAACGGGCCGCGGATCCTGCACAAGCTGATCGGCTACATTCCCGAGCGCCGGGTGCAGCGCGACCGCTGGGTGAGTGCGATGCAGCGCGGTGAGGTGCCGCTACGGGTGATCGACGGCGCGGTGGATCCGATTTCCGGGGCGCACATGGTCGAGCGTTACTGCGAACTGATCCCCTCCCCGGATACCGTGCTGCTGGCCGGTATCGGCCACTACCCGCAGACCGAAGCACCGGTCCAGGTGCTCAAGCACTATCTGGCCTTTCGCGACAGCCTGGAGTTTCCACCGCAAAAGCGGGCCTGCTCCTGAGAGACCCGCGCTGTCCCTAGCGACCGCCGTTCTGCGACCTTGGCCTGTAAACGCCAGGCGCTAGTGCGCCCCGCCACATCGTTACCCCTCGATCATCCCCCTGCCTTATTGCGCACCATTCAGCTTCAGCCGTGTTTATTGTGACCGCCAGCCGTGTGCCTGACACTCGAAGCCATTGTCCGTCTGTTGTCCATCTGGCCTGTGGGAGTTCGGTATGAGTGAGTCTGTGCGCTTCGAGAATAAAGTCGTGATCGTCACCGGTGCCGGCGGCGGTCTGGGGCAGGCTCACGCATTGCTGTTCGC
Protein-coding sequences here:
- a CDS encoding DUF1244 domain-containing protein — its product is MTEQQRLELEAAAFRRLVAHLDSRKDVQNIDLMNLAGFCRNCLSKWYKAEADERQIEVSLDDAREVVYGMPYAEWKNLYQKEASAEQQAAFAKGKPHD
- the folX gene encoding dihydroneopterin triphosphate 2'-epimerase; its protein translation is MPQLQPGMARIRVKDLCLRTFIGINEDEILNKQDVLINLTILYAAQEAVRDNDIDHALNYRTITKAIIAHVEGNRFALLERLTQEILDLIMANESVLYAEVEVDKPHALRFAESVSITLAASR
- the folE gene encoding GTP cyclohydrolase I FolE, whose amino-acid sequence is MTLSLPQHYREILKDLGEDPEREGLLDTPQRAAKAMRYLCHGYSQSVDEVVNGALFASDNDEMVIVADIELYSLCEHHLLPFIGKAHVAYIPTGKVLGLSKIARIVDMFARRLQIQENLTREIADAVQRVTQAAGVAVVVEAQHMCMMMRGVEKQNSTMHTSVMLGAFRESSTTRQEFLQLIGRSK
- the folM gene encoding dihydromonapterin reductase; amino-acid sequence: MTTSPAPILITGAGQRVGLHCALRLLEEGHRVIISYRTERPGVQALRERGAIALFADFSSEAGIQAFISQLHEHTDSLRAIVHNASQWLEETPGQESAAFADMFSVHMLAPYLINLHCADLLRHSSPADIVHIGDDVTRRGSSKHIAYCATKAGLDSLTLSFAAKYAPTIKVNGIAPALLMFNSDDDAAYRAKALAKSALGIEPGCEVVYQSLRYLLDNPYVTGTTLTVNGGRHLK
- a CDS encoding antibiotic biosynthesis monooxygenase — its product is MSTSPVTLMVARRVADGRYQDLIAWLREGEQLATDFPGYLGSGVLAPPPDDDEFQIIFRFADEQTLHVWEHSASRTAWLARGSDLFAHPHEHRVSGIDGWFGAVGQRPPRWKQAVAIWLAFFPVSLIFNFILNPLLGELSLVPRVLVSTLALTPLMVYWFIPLSTHLLSGWLNSTPARPLPTAPSPQSHL
- a CDS encoding MerR family transcriptional regulator, coding for MPVITELARPAQPLGQASQDDLFPIREVSRLTGINPVTLRAWERRYGLIQPTRTESGHRLYSMHDVETVRETLGWIDRGVAVSKVGKILAKTRAAREVPQALPGDSESGDYLQWQGQLKRAVGGFDEPHLERLYGQIFSSYSLSVVFQDILMPFWRQLAQHQEPYGHTSEWLFLDNFLRSRISQRLLLQRGNQARPVLLAALAGQCRELELLVAALMLGSAEVEVRVLALGQPFDELTLVCEKIKPQALVLFSNHAPAPELPRRLNRLALTLECPLMLAGDVAELAQDSLSASPVGCLGNDGRLMMQRLRQFLSGTLDT
- a CDS encoding PAS domain-containing protein → MINAHLLQLVINASNDGIVVAEQEGEDNIIIYVNPAFERLTGYSADEVLYQDCRFLQSGDRDQPGIPLIRQALESGQPCRQVLRNYRKDGSHFWNELSITPVFNESDQLTYFVGVQKDVTAQVKAQQRLAQVEKELAEARAELAVFQATSGSNKMPN
- a CDS encoding flavodoxin; this encodes MKVAILSGSVYGTAEEVARHAAKLLNAAGFEAWHNPRATLADVQAFGPEAFLAVTSTTGMGELPDNLLPLYSAIRDQLPAAWRGLPGAVIGLGDSSYGDTFCGGGEQMRELFAELGVREVLEMLRLDASESVTPETDAEPWLAELISALRG
- a CDS encoding LysR family transcriptional regulator yields the protein MDFKQLRSFVEVIHQGGFTQAAKTLHISQSAVSKQIAQLEQSLGTPLLDRQGSHIHLTAAGSVVLQRAEGMLRLRNELLSELDDLSLLARGELRLGLPLLGSDALFASLFAEYRRRYPNISVQLLEGGSLNIEQAVLNGELEIGGSLTPKDPTFAYQPFCDEPLDALLPADHPLAIKAQVRLEELADTPFLLYQRSFVLNDRLLQACQQVGFTPKEGGRSGQADFLAALVAAGQGVVLLPSVVARGLVRPGVVRLTLKAPDYLRWDIAFIWRQGAYLSKAAQAWLALLRERPVSRAER
- a CDS encoding CidA/LrgA family protein: MNASTLKHLGRLLSELAVLLAIYLFGCQLAGWLAWPIPGGVIGLALLLLTFALGWVKPAALQMGAGLLMAEMLLFFIPALMSLLDYGGLLRQDGWRILLVIGVSTLMVMLVTAFTVEWVCRWRMRHDA
- a CDS encoding LrgB family protein; translation: MTLEPMPMFWLLLTLAAYLFSRWIYRRTGRYLLSPLILVPALLLAIALPLHTAYAEYSANTHWLMLVLGPVTVAFAVPIWQQRQLLMRHWSALLLGMLAGSAASIASSFGLARVLALDSSVTMSLVPRSITTPFAMPLAHDLGGVPELTAVFVMFTGVFGAMLGGVLLKWLPLRSALARGALFGVGAHGAGVSRAHEVGGEEGSVAGLVMVLTGLLNLFAAPLLASLL
- a CDS encoding class II aldolase/adducin family protein, with translation MSLSSVQPTSSVKDLVSAAEWQTRVDLAACYRLVAMHGWDDLIFTHISAKVPGTEDFLINPFGLMFHEITASSLVKVDQAGNKLMDSPYEINPAGYTIHSAVHEVRHDVACVLHTHTAAGVAVSAQQQGVLPISQQSLFVLSSLAYHAYEGVALNHEEKARLQADLGDNNFLMLHNHGLLTCGGTIADTFLMMFTFQRACEIQVLAQNGAAQLIAIEPQILAGAKAMIAGVTKSAQGMGGALAWPALLRKLDKQDMGYKL
- a CDS encoding alpha/beta fold hydrolase; the protein is MPMAEIPLCVWRKRGHSFVFRGHAIRYWTAGQGEPLLLIHGFPTAAWDWHYLWQPLAQRYRVIACDMLGFGDSAKPRNHEYSLLEQADLQQALLEHLGVDSPVHLLAHDYGDSVAQEMLARRYEDRCDMASCVFLNGGLFPETHRPVLTQKLLLSPLGWMLGRVFSREGLAKSFTQIFGPQTRPSESALDDFWSLVEANNGPRILHKLIGYIPERRVQRDRWVSAMQRGEVPLRVIDGAVDPISGAHMVERYCELIPSPDTVLLAGIGHYPQTEAPVQVLKHYLAFRDSLEFPPQKRACS